In Parabacteroides timonensis, the genomic stretch ATTTTTCTTTGAAAAAGGATTGTGATTTCAAAAGTTATAAGTACTTTTGTTGACGAGAATAAACGGTCGTTTTTTCTAGTCAGTCATAATAAGACATTCTTCTCTTATTTTTCATAGCATTTAATGCAATAAATCACTCCTAGAAATATAGCTATTATATATATTAATGTACGCGCGTACCTTTTATAAATATAATTTTCTTTCAATTTGGCGTCAAAGGCGCCCTTACACCCATAACAAACTATATATCTACACTTTACAGATGACGCCACCTTTAAATCCAGCGTCACCCACTACTTTTTGGAGCTCTTTTTCAGATCATCGGCATAATTAAAGATTTTCATCAGGAAGACTAAGCCTAAAGTATACGACAATTTATGGGATTTGTCCGCTATTTTAAATATGTAAGGCGGTGGATACAGATATGCAAGGCAAGCCTTTCAAAAAAGCAAGGCTTGCCTTACATATTTGTAAAGTATATATTACTTATTTAAAGTACAGGAGAAAAATATTTAATCATGCTGAATATGAGGTTTAAAGATAGTGATGAAATTGCTTAACTGTAACGCTGATATTTTAAATAGGGTAAAAAAAGAAAGGTGACGCCGTACTGTTGGTACGGCGTCACCTTCATAAGTATTTATATTCAACGGATACAGTCCATATTTACAGCCATTGACGCCATAAATACAAAAAAGAATCTTCCGGCTATTCTTTCGGAATAAACATACTGATGCCAACCGGGTAATGATCGGAAAGGTAATCGTTATCGGGGCCGTTATAGATTTGAGCATCTACACAGTTAGGGCGAAGGCTATCGGTAACAAAGATAAAATCGATCCGTTCCTGCTGACGACGCAAGGCTTCTCCTTTCGGAGAACTGGCCAGGATACGGGTCGGGAATGAATAACGCTGACTATCGGGGGTAAACATATAGCAGATATCATGCAATGATGCAGCCATAAAAGTCGATATAACTGCATAATTCTCCAGATGCTCGTCTGTCCAGGAAGCATCGAAAGGAGAATGGGCATTCATATCACCCATCAACAAGCAACTGGTCAGCTGGTTACTATGTATATAGTTTACAATATTATCCGCTTCCTGTTTACGTTTCAGACGATCGGAAGGATTTAGGTGCGTTACCAGAAAGTCCATGTCGAGCACTTTACAATGTAACAAGCCATGTCCGTATCCATCTATTTTCCGGTCGATTACCTTGATAGGCGTTTTGGAAGTAAGACCGACCGGATAACCGTTCTCCTTCACGATAGCGGCATACGGGTGACCATATCCGGCAGCCAGTTCTTTCAACTTAGCTTCGGTGAAGCCACAAAGTTCGTTCAGTGCCAATACATCGGGCGATTGCTCTTTTACCCAGGCGGTGAAACGGGCGATACGATCCTGATCGGTGCCGTTGCTGAAGCCATCCATAATGTTGTAAGAAATGATCTTTATCTTCTGACGATCGGTACGCCAGTCTCGTTCATAAGTCTGGGCTTCCAATATCGGAGATATAAACATGGATAACAGAAACAAGAGGAATACACTTTTTAATAATCGCTTCATTGCCATAGTATTTAGATTGAATTATTGTCGACTACCGATACTTCCTTAAACGCATACCGCCTCACTTCCCCGTCATTCAGTTCGAGGATCAGATGACCGGTCGGCTCTATGCCCTGGATACGTGCCTGGAAAACTCCCTGCTCATCACGGTACGGATAAAAGCCCTCTCCACGATAAAGGGCAGCCATATAGCTATTCCGTATCTCTTCCTCCTTCTCCAGGATCAGGCCGAGATAACGGTCGTAAAGACGTTTCAGGAAACTGTTCAACAGTTCTTCCCGGTCATATTCCCGACCGGTGATCTGGAACAATGAAACCGGATTGGGAGCATTACTCAGGAACTCCCGCTGGTTTATATTGATACCGATACCGATCACTGAACAATAGAGCGAATGCCCCGTCAGGTCGTTCTCTATCAGCATGCCGCATATCTTCCGGTCTTTCCAGTAGATATCATTCGGCCATTTCACCGTTACATCGTCGATATACTGATCAAGCGTCTCTTTTACGCTGAGCGCAGCTATCTGGGAAATCAGGAACTGACGGTTGGCCGGAAGGAAATCCGGATAAAAGATTACACTGAACATCAAGTTTTTACCCTCTTCCGACTCCCATGAGTTGCCTACCTGTCCACGTCCGGCTGTCTGAAACTCGGTAACAACGACGCTTCCTTCCGGTAGCGATTCTTTACCTACCAGCCCACGGAGATAGTTATTCGTAGAGCTCGTTTCGTTCAGGCGGATAAAGCGCGGCGTTTCGTTTTCTTCATTCATCGTATGTTTCCCTTATCTTTTTTGGCAGTTTGGCTATTACTTCACGATAGGAATGATGAATCCAACGGCAGACCTCTTCGGCCGGCATATCGCGTTCCAGATAAACACCGTTCCAATACTTTTTATGGAAATGATAAGCCGGTTCCACTGCGGTATAACGTTCACGCAGTTCTTCCGTATAATCAGTACTGCATTTCAAAGCGATATATGGTTCTTCCGCATCTAATGCCAGAAGAGCAAACATCTTGTTCTCCACCTTAAAGACCAGAGAGACATCGTCAAACGGAAAACTTTCCGTAACGTTTCTCAACGACAGGCAATATTCGCGGGCTTCTTCTATATTCATACTTTTCTTTGTTTTATTATCTGCAAGGAGCGTAGAAAGCATCATCCAGATGTTCGATCTTATAGCCTTCCCGGCCCTTTATGAGCGTTATAATATCGAAGCGAACCGGATAGTCGAGATCGAAATAACGGACATAAGCATCTGCTGCGGCTACGATCCGCCTTATTTTCTTATCGTCGACAGCCTCTTCGGGCGAGATAAGAAAGTCTTCCGAACGGGTCTTTACCTCGACGACGATTATCTCGCTGTCTTTCAGGGCAACAATATCCAATTCGTAATGATGCCAGTGCCAGTTCGAATGCAGAACCGTATAGCCCTGATGAATCAAAAA encodes the following:
- a CDS encoding YraN family protein, with protein sequence MAEGNDLGKDGEAAARDFLIHQGYTVLHSNWHWHHYELDIVALKDSEIIVVEVKTRSEDFLISPEEAVDDKKIRRIVAAADAYVRYFDLDYPVRFDIITLIKGREGYKIEHLDDAFYAPCR
- a CDS encoding biotin--[acetyl-CoA-carboxylase] ligase; this encodes MNEENETPRFIRLNETSSTNNYLRGLVGKESLPEGSVVVTEFQTAGRGQVGNSWESEEGKNLMFSVIFYPDFLPANRQFLISQIAALSVKETLDQYIDDVTVKWPNDIYWKDRKICGMLIENDLTGHSLYCSVIGIGININQREFLSNAPNPVSLFQITGREYDREELLNSFLKRLYDRYLGLILEKEEEIRNSYMAALYRGEGFYPYRDEQGVFQARIQGIEPTGHLILELNDGEVRRYAFKEVSVVDNNSI
- a CDS encoding endonuclease/exonuclease/phosphatase family protein, with translation MKRLLKSVFLLFLLSMFISPILEAQTYERDWRTDRQKIKIISYNIMDGFSNGTDQDRIARFTAWVKEQSPDVLALNELCGFTEAKLKELAAGYGHPYAAIVKENGYPVGLTSKTPIKVIDRKIDGYGHGLLHCKVLDMDFLVTHLNPSDRLKRKQEADNIVNYIHSNQLTSCLLMGDMNAHSPFDASWTDEHLENYAVISTFMAASLHDICYMFTPDSQRYSFPTRILASSPKGEALRRQQERIDFIFVTDSLRPNCVDAQIYNGPDNDYLSDHYPVGISMFIPKE
- a CDS encoding MmcQ/YjbR family DNA-binding protein, whose translation is MNIEEAREYCLSLRNVTESFPFDDVSLVFKVENKMFALLALDAEEPYIALKCSTDYTEELRERYTAVEPAYHFHKKYWNGVYLERDMPAEEVCRWIHHSYREVIAKLPKKIRETYDE